In Nitratireductor mangrovi, the genomic window TCGGTCGCCGCCGTGCCGGTCATGCCGGCAAGCTTGCCGTACATGCGGAAGTAGTTCTGGAACGTGACCGAGGCGAGCGTCTGGTTCTCGGGCTGGACCGTCACGTGCTCCTTGGCCTCGAGCGCCTGGTGCAGGCCTTCCGAATAGCGGCGGCCCGGCATCATGCGGCCGGTGAATTCGTCGATGATGACGATCTCGTCGTTGCGGACGATGTAATCCTTGTCCCTGGCGAACAGGCGGTGTGCCTTGAGGGCGTTGTTGATGTGATGGACGACGGCGACGTTCTCGACGTCGTAGAGGGAATCGCCCTTCAGCATGCCGGCATCGCGCAAGAGGCTTTCGACCTTCTCGGTACCCTGCTCGGTAAAGGTCGCGGTGCGCTGCTTCTCGTCGATCTCGTAATCGTCTGCCTCGAGCCTGGGGATGAAGCCGTCGATCTGGTTGTAGAGATCGGAGCGGTCGTCGAGAGGGCCGGAAATGATCAGCGGCGTGCGCGCCTCGTCGATCAGGATCGAGTCGACCTCGTCGACGATCGCGTAATTGTGGCCGCGCTGCACCATCTGTCCACGCTCGTATTTCATGTTGTCGCGCAGATAGTCGAAGCCGAGCTCGTTGTTGGTGCCGTAGGTGACGTCGCACTGATAGGCGGCGCGGCGCTCCTCGTCGGAGAGGCCATGGACGATGACCCCGGTGGTCAGGCCGAGGAAAGCGTAGACCTTGCCCATCCACTCCGCATCGCGCCGGGCGAGGTAGTCGTTCACGGTGACGACGTGGACGCCCTTGCCTGAAAGCGCGTTGAGATAGACCGGCAGGGTCGCGACGAGCGTCTTGCCCTCGCCGGTCTTCATCTCGGCGATCGAGCCCTCATGGAGCACCATGCCGCCGATCAGCTGCACGTCGAACGGGCGCAGCCCGAGCGCGCGCTTCGCCGCCTCGCGCACGGTCGCGAAGGCCGGCACCAGAAGGTCATCGAGCGAAGTGCCGGCGGCCACCTTCTCGCGCAGTTCGTCGGTGCGGGCGCGCAGCTGGTCGTCGGTCAGCGCCTGCATCTCGGCTTCGAGCGCGTTGATGGCTTCGACGCGCGGACGCAGCGCCTTGATGCGGCGGTCGTTGGCGGAACCGAATATCTTTCGGGCGAAGACACCGAGGCTGACCATCAAATGGTCCTTTCGATCAATTCTTTTCCGACGCGGGGGCCGGAACGTGCTTACGATCGCGATTTGGGCGGATCATCTATATCAAAAAAGCGCCCGGAAAAGGGTTCTGGACGCAAAGACGAAGGACAGATAAGAGGGGGCTCCCGTGATGTCAACTTGATGCGAGCGCCCTCTGACACGCGGATTTTCGCCTCATTCCAGCGCAAGAGCCGTTACTGGCCGCGCAACCTTTCTGGAGACGTTTCATGCCCGTTCCCTTCGCCTTCCGCCCGCTGATCGCCTGCGGAATCGCCCTGGGCCTCGCAATGACGGCGCCGAGCCTTTCCCTCGGCGCGGCGGCGGATGTGGTCGCAACCGTCAACGGTACGCCGATCACGGAAGGCGATCTGGCGATCGCCGAAAACGATCTCGACCCGCAATTCAGCCAGCTTCCGGCCGAGCAGCGGCGCGCCGCTGCTCTGTCGGCGATCATCGAAATCCGGCTTCTGGCGGGCGCCGCCGAAGAAGCCGGCCTCGGCGACAATGAGGATTTCCAGCGCCGCATGGCTTTCCTGCGCGACCGCGCGCTGCACAGCGCCTTCGTCGACGAGAACGTCGCCTCGCAGGTCAATGACGAGACCATCCGCGCCCGCTACGACCAGGAAATCGCCAATACGCCGCCGGTCAACGAAATCCGCGCCCGTCACATTCTGGTGAAAACCAGGGAAGAAGCCGACGCGGTGATCAAGGCGCTGGAGGACGGGGGCGATTTCGAGGAAATCGCCAAGGAAAAATCGACCGACGGCGCCGCCGCGCAGGGCGGCGATCTCGGCTATTTCGGCCCCGGCCAGATGGTTCCGGAGTTCGAGAAGGCCGCCTTCGCGCTCGAGGTCGGCGCTTTCTCCAAGGAACCGGTCGAGACCCAGTTCGGCTTCCACGTGATCAAGGTCGAGGACAAGCGCGTCCAGCAGCCGCCGGCATTCGACAAGGTGAAGGACCAGGTTCGCTCGATCCTGCTGCGCGAGCATTATTTCGACGCGGTCAAGGGCCTGCGCGAGAAGGCCGAGATCGACATTCCGGACGAGGCCCTGAAGGAGGCCGTCGGCAAGCTCGACCGCGAATAGTTTCGTCACGCGAGGTCGCGCCGATGACAGCCTCCATCTCGCCGCTGGCGCCGAAGAAGCAGCCGGTCCTGCCGCCGATCGACGGCGTGCGCATCGCGACCGCGGAAGCCGGCATCAAATACAAGGGACGCACCGACCTGATGGTGATGGCGTTCGCGCCTGGAACGCAGGTCGCTGGCGTGCTGACCCGCTCGAAATGCCCCTCCGCGCCGGTCGATTTCTGCCGCGAGAACCTGCCGGGCGGCAAGGCCGGCATCCTGGTGGTCAATTCCGGAAACGCGAATGCCTTCACCGGCCGCAAGGGCCGCGAGTCGGTCAACCTCACGGCGGCGGCGGCGGCGAAGGCCGCCGGCTGCGACACCGGCGAGGTCTATGTCGCTTCGACCGGGGTGATCGGCGAACCGCTCGAAGCGGGACGCTTCGCGCATCTTCTGGAACAGCTCGCCAGGGACGCCGAGGCTGATCGCTGGGAGGCCGCCGGCAAGGCGATCATGACCACCGACACCTACCCCAAATATGCCACCGCCACGGTGGCGATGGGTGATGGCGAAGTGACCATCAACGGCATTGCCAAGGGCGCCGGCATGATCGCGCCGGACATGGCGACGATGCTCTCCTTCCTGGCAACCGACGCGCCGGTCGACGCGGCCGTGCTGCGCCAGTTGCTGTCGGCGGGCACGAAGAAGACCTTCAACGCCATCACGGTGGACAGCGACACCTCGACCAGCGACACGCTGCTGATCTTTGCCACCGGCGCCGCCGAGAAGCGCGGCATTGCTCGCATCACCGAGGCCAGCGATCCCCGGCTGACGCCGTTCCGGCGCGCGCTCAACCGCGTTCTCAAGAACCTCGCGCTGCAGGTGGTGCGTGACGGCGAAGGCGCGCGCAAGGAGGTCGAGATCACCGTCAGCGGCGCCAAGTCCGCCCGTTCGGCCAAGCGCATTGCCCTTTCGATCGCCAATTCGCCGCTGGTCAAGACCGCGGTCGCCGGCGAGGACGCCAATTGGGGCCGTGTCGTCATGGCTGTGGGCAAGGCCGGCGAACCGGCCGACCGCGACCGGCTGGCGATCCATTTCGGCGACTTCCGCGTCGCGCATGAGGGCGAGCGCGACCCCGGCTATTCCGAGCAGGCGGTCTCGGCCTACATGAAGGGCGACAAAATCCGCATCGGTGTCGACCTCGGCATCGGGCGCGGCCGGGCGACGGTTTGGACATGCGACCTCACCAAGGAATATGTTGCCATCAATGGCGACTATCGCAGTTGAGCGGGGCGGCTTTTGCGGATGAAGGCGGAAAGCGCTGCTGACCTAGCCAGGGTCAGGCGCCTGGAGGCGGCAGGCTTCCGGGCCTGGCCGGCGAGTTTCGTCGTCTATGACGGTACCTGGCTGGTGCGGCTCACGGCCGGCCTGCCCGCCAAGCGGCTGAATTCCGTGAACCCGCTCGACCCCGGCGATGGCGACCGCCTCGTCGAGCGCATCGCCAAGGCGCGGCGGCGCTTCGAGGGTTATGGCCGCCCGCTGACCTTCCGCCTGACGCCGCTTGCCGGCCGCGACCTCGTGCATCACCTCGACAGGGAAGGCTGGCCGGCCTTTGGCGAGTCGGTGGTCATGCGCTGCCTGCTCGGCAATGACATGCTCGAAAATGCGATGGACCACATCCCGCTGAAGGATGTCGGCCGCTTCGTCGGTGCGGCGCTCACCGTGCACGCGCTCGATCCCGCCATGCGACCAGGACTGTCGGAAGTGATCGGCTCGATCGAACCGCAGGCCGGGCTGTTCGTGCTGGACAGCGAGGCGGTACCGGTCTCGACGGCGATCTGCGTGCATGACGGCGCGCTGGCCGGGCTTTTCGAGGTTGCCACCCGCGATGACGGCCGCGGCAAGGGGCATGGCCGGCAGATCGTGCTTTCGGCGCTGAAATGGGCGCGGCTGCGCGGCGCCGAAGAGGCCTGGCTGCAGGTCGAGGCCGACAACGTGCCGGCACTGGCGCTCTACCGCTCGCTCGGCTTTGCCGAGGTCTACCGCTACCACTATCGCCGGCCGCCCGGCTCATGAGCGCCGAGACGTCCCGCCTGCCGCTGGTGCTGGTCGCAGCCTGCGCCCTAGTCGACGCCGACGGGCGGGTGCTGATTGCCCAGCGTCCCGAGGGCAAGCAGATGGCCGGTCTGTGGGAGTTTCCGGGCGGCAAGGTCGAGCCCGGCGAGACGCCCGAGGCAACGATCATCCGCGAGCTTGCCGAGGAGCTCGGCGTGACAACCTGGGCCTCGTGCCTGGCGCCGCTGACCTTCGCCAGCCATTCCTACGACGATTTCCACCTCTTCATGCCACTCTATGTCTGCCGCCGCTTCGACGGCACGGCACGCGGGCTGGAAGGCCAGGCCGTCAAATGGGTCCGCCCGCGCGCCCTGCGCGACTATCCAATGCCCGCGGCGGACGAACCCCTGATCCCCTTCCTTATCGATCTCCTCTAGCCACCGCGGACGGCCTTCGCAGCGTTAACAGATCGTTTATCCGGCCATGCGAATCTTAGGCATATGGCGGAAGGGAACGGCGGCATGCGGCCAGAGCGGGAATGGAACGGATTCGGCGGCGGTCTGCCGTCCGCGGGCGACACCGGCATGGGCACGATCAAGCTGGCGCTGCTCTTCGGCTCGGCGGCGATCGCCGTCGGCCTGATCGTCGCGCCTTTTGCCGAAAGCCGGCTGCGCAGCGATGTCGGCATGGCCGCCGGGGCGTTCCGCGATCTCGACATGACCAGCACCGGCTCGGTGCGCTCGTCCGGCACCTATACGGTGCGCAAGAGCGTACTGCAGCAATATCCGGGCGCTGTCTGCATCATCCGCGACGACGGCCGGCGGGTCGGCGATTGCTGAACCTGTGTTGATTGCGTCGACGAAACGAAACGCGCCGTTAACCGCTTTCCTTAAGCCTTTCTCACGGCTTTGCCCCTAGACTCCGGCCAAAGAGGAAGGCTGCCGGTCCATGCTCACGCGCTTCTGGAACGATGAATCGGGCGCCACCGTCGTCGAATACGGTATCATCGTCGTGGCGCTGTCGCTGGTCATCGTCGCAGCCGTCGCCACTGTGGCCGACAGCCTTCAGGCCCTCTTCGGCGACCCTGCCGGCAAGCTGCAGCAAACGCTCAACTAGACGCCTGCCCCGCCTTCCGGCGGCAGCCGTCCCAGCGCAAACTTGAAAATCCGTTTCTGTCGGCTCGCGCGACCATTGGAATCTCGCCTGCCTTGCGGTCTAATGCCCGCATGCGGGACCGGGTGACCGCGGATTGCCGCGCCCGGCTGAGCGCCGATCTTCCAGGCAACGGGAACTCATGCGCCCGCAAGCCATTCTCCCGTAAGAGAAGCAGGAGGCTTCGATGGGCTTTCGCCGCGACAACATCACCAAGCCGATCTACCGCTGGGCATCAAAGATCATGCCGCCGATCTCCGACACCGAGCGTGAGGCGATCGACGCCGGCACGGTCTGGTGGGATGGCGAGATTTTCGGCGGCAATCCGGACTGGGACAAGCTTCTGAAGATGCCGCCGGCGCGCCTGTCGCAAGAGGAACAGACCTTCATGGACGGCCCGGTGCGAGAGCTCTGCGCCATGGTCGACGACTGGCGCATCACCTGGCAGGACCGCGACCTGCCGCAAGAGGTCTGGGACTTCATGCGCGAGAAGAAATTCTTCGGCATGATCATCCCCAAGGAGTACGGCGGCCTCGGCTTCTCCAACACGGCGCACTCGGAAGTGGTGCGCACCGTTTCCTCGGCGAGCGTCGTCGCCGGCGTCACCGTCATGGTGCCCAATTCGCTCGGCCCGGGTGAATTGCTGATGCATTTCGGCACCGACGAACAACGCAAATACTGGCTGCCAAGGCTCGCCGACGGACGCGAAATCCCCTGCTTCGGCCTGACCTCCGAGGATGCGGGTTCGGACGCCGCCGCCATGACCGACACCGGCGTCGTCGAGCATGGCGAATGGAACGGCAAGAAGGTGCTCGGCCTCAGGCTGAACTTCCACAAGCGCTACATCACGCTGGGCCCGGTGGCGACCGTCATGGGGCTCGCCTTCAAGATGCTCGATCCCGAGAACCATCTCGGCCGCGGCACCGAACTCGGCATTACCGTCGCGCTGCTGCCGACATCGACGCCCGGCGTCAGTCACGGCGAGCGCCACATCCCGCAATTCACCCATTTCCAGAACGGGCCGCTCTACGGCAAGGACGTTTTCGTGCCGCTGGACCACATCCTCGGCGGCGAGGACCAGATCGGTCAGGGCTGGACCATGCTGATGACGGCGCTGGCCGCCGGGCGCTCGATCTCGCTGCCTTCGCAGTCGGCCGCCGCAGCGGCCATGGCCGCCCGCGCTACCGGCGCCTATGCCCGCGTCCGCGAACAGTTCGGCATTCCGATCGGCCTGTTCGAGGGCATCCAGAAACATCTCGCCGACCTGGCCGCCAACGCCTATCTGATCGACGCCGGCCGGCGGCTGACGATCGCCGCGCTGGACGAGGGCCACAAGCCGTCGGTCATCTCGGCGACGATGAAATACCACGCCACCGAACGCATGCGTAACTCCATCGAAAAGGCGATGGACATCCACGGCGGCAAGGCGATCATCGATGGGCCGCGCAACTATATGGGCGGCCAGTACCGCTCGGTGCCGATCGGCATCACTGTCGAGGGCGCCAACATCCTGACCCGCAACCTGATGATCTTCGGCCAGGGCGCGATCCGCTCGCATCCCTACATGCTGGAAGAATTGCTGGCGCTTTCCGACGCGGACAAGGAGAAGGGGCTCGACGCCTTCGACAAGGCGTTCTGGGGCCATGTCGGGCACGCCTTCGCCAATGCCGGCCGCGCCTTCCTGCGCGGCTGGACCGGCGGCTGGGTCGGGCCGGCGCCGGCCGATTGCGCCATGCCCGGCCACTGGCGCCAGCTGTCGCGCTTCTCGGCCGCCTTCGCGCTTCTCGCCGACCTTTCCCTGCTGACGCTCGGCGGCGCGCTGAAGCGCAAGGAGATGCTGTCGGCGCGGCTCGGCGACATCATGTCGGAGATTTACCTGCTCGGCGCAGTTCTGAAGCGCTTCGAGGCCGAGGGGCGCCAGAACGAGGACCGCCCGATCGTAGACTTCGTCATGCAGCAGGGAACGCAGCGCATCGGCATCGCCTTCCGCGGCGTGCTCGACAATCTGCCCGCCCGCTGGGCGGCGTGGCTGACGCGGCTGATCGCGTTCCCGTTCGGCGTGCCGGAAACGATGCCGTCGGACGAACTGGCGAGTGCTGTGGCGGCGAAGCTGCTGAAGAACACGCCGCAGCGCGACCGGCTTTCGCCGGACCTTTATCTCGGCGACGGCCATGCCGAGCATCCCTTCAAGGATCTGGAACTCGCCTTCCGGCTGGTGACCGAGGCCGAGCCGATATCGAAGAAGATGCGCGAGGCCGACATCGACGATGCGGACGAGGCAGTACGGCGCGGCGTGCTCACCGGCGCCGAACATGCGCGGCTGACCGAAGCGGCCGAGGCCGTGCGCAAGGTGGTGAAGGTCGACGCCTTCCCGATGAAGGAGGTTTCCCCGATCGCCGGCCAGCACGACAAGCCGAAGCCGCAGCGCCCGAAACGCGCCGCTTCGGGCCCGGCCAAGGCAAAACCGCGCCGCCGCACGACCCGCAAGACGACGACGCGCGAAGCGGCGGAGTAGCAGGAGCGGCGATCAGCCGGACTGGCGCAGCGCCCACAAGAGCAGGCGCGCATAGAGGCGCTCACTGAAATCGCCGGGCTCGTCGAGCGCCATGCGGGCCAGGAGCAGGCGTTCGTCCGCGTCGGGCGCCTTAGCACCGAGCGTTCCCGCAAACGCGGAGGCGAGCGACAGCTTCGACGCGCTGACACGCTTCAGCAGTTCCAGCGCCGGCAGCAGCGCCTTCTCCTCGTCGGTGAACACGCTGCCGAACGGGAAGGTCGCGCACCAGCCGGCTGCCTTGGCCTTTGCCAGCGCCTCCTTTACCCGCGCGGGCGTGTTGTCGCGTGCGGTGGCCGGCAGCACATAATCCTTCTCGATCTTGCCGGCCGACTTCGCCTGCTCCAGCAATTCACCCTGGAAGGCGGCGTCGGCGATGGCGAGCATGGTCACGACACAATCGCGATCGGATTTGCCGCGAAGATCGGCGACGCCGTATTCGGTCACCACGATGTCGCGCAGATGGCGCGGAATGGTGTTGTGGCCGTAGGACCAGACCAGACGCGACTGGCGTTCGGCGCCTTTGGTGCGGGTCGCGTTGAGCGTGATCAGCGAGCGCGCATCCTCGAGCGCGAAGGCCTGGGCGACGAAGTTGTACTGGCCGCCGACGCCTGAAACGACGCGCCCGTCATCGAGCGCATCGGAAACGACGGCGCCGAGCAGCGTCGCCATCATCGCATTGTTGACGAAGCGGGCATCCTTGCGGTCGGCGCGCTTCTGTTGCTCGTTGCCATAGAGGTCGTTGACGAAGGAAATGGCGCGCATGGAAAACAGCGCACGGTCCTCGTCCGGCAGTTCCCGCAGGAACCGGTAGAATTCTTCGGAGCCGACGAAAAAGCCGGAATGCAGCAGCGCACCGTCCGCGGCCGGACGCTTCAGTATCCCTTCCCGGTAGAGGTCCATGAAACCGTCGACGAACATCTCGCTGGCCGCATAGAGCCCTGTCTCGAAAGGGCCGGTCTCGGCGCCGGCAAAGCCACCGCCGAGTGCCGCCAGCGTCTCGCGGTAGAGCGCCGGATCGCGATGCCGCAGCACCAGCCCGGCGGTGAGTGCGTCACCGAGCGAGCCGATGCCGATCTGCAGCGTGCCGCCGTCCTTGACCAGGCTTGCTGCGTGGAGGCCGACGGCGTGATCGGCATCGGAAACCGGTTGCCTCGGCACGACGAACAGCCGGTCGTCGCGCGAAGGACCATCAAGCATGTGATCGAACGCCGTTGCCGGCAATTCGGCTTCGCCCGTCATGTAGGGCAGCTCGGAGCTGACCTCGCCGACGAGCAGGCAGCGCTCGCCGCGCGCTTTCAGCGCCGGCAGGATGTCGAGGGTGATGTCGGTGTTGCAGGACAGGCTGTAGCGCGCATCGGGCCCGGTGCCGCGCTGGGCCACCAGCTGGGCGATGAGGTTGATGCCGCGGTCAAGGATATAGCGCGCCGCGTGGGTGTAGTTGGCCGATACGTAACCGCGCTGAACCGCGTCGACACCGAGCCATTGCCCGGCGAGCAGGAAAAACTCGCTGACCCGGATGTTGGGCGGCAGTTCGCCTTCGCGAAGCGCCTCCGCATAGGCAAGGCCGGGATAATCGGGGAAGAGCCGTTCGGCGAGCGGTTCGACGAAGCGCCTTTCCATGTCGCTGGAGCCGCGCGGCTTCTCAAGCGTCAGCGCGGTAAAGATGGTGAGATCGATGCCCGGATCGGCGATCGCCCGCGCGAAGATCGCATTGGCGATCGAAACGGCCTTGCCGAGGCCGAGCGGCAGTGCCATGACGATGTGCCCGTCGAGGGCGTCGATGACGGCGTCGGCGACGCTTGCAGCGTCGGAATGCTCGACCGGCAGCCCGCTCACCCGGCCTCGCCGAGTTTGTCCCAGCCCTTGTCGGGCTTGAAGCGCGGTCCGTGTTCCTTTTCGAGTGCGGCGAGGCGGTCGACAACCTCCTTCTTGCCACGATCGTGCGCGTAGCGCAGCGGCCCGCCGCGGAAGGGCGCGAAGCCGGTCGCGAACACCACCGCACCGTCGAGCGTGTCGGCGTCGGCGACGATCTTTTCACGCAGGCAGCGCACGCAGGTGTTGAGCAGCGGCAGGATCAGGCGATCCGCCATGCCTTCCGCGGGCGACGGCGCCTCCTTCGCCTTCTTCGGTTCGCCGTCGCCGTCGTAATCGTAGAAGCCGCGGCCGGCCTTGCGGCCGGTCTCGCCCTTATCGACCTTTTCGACCAGCCATTGCGGAATGTCGGGCATGGGCTCGTCGAGCCGCTCGCCTAGCATGCGGGCGACCTCCAGGCAGATGTCGAGCCCGACCCGGTCGGCAAGCTCGATCGGCCCCATCGGCATGCCGAAATCCTCCGCCGCCTTGTCGACGGTCTCCTTGGCCACGCCCTCGTCGACCATCAGGAAGGCTTCCGCCAGATAAGGCGCCAGCACCCGGTTGACCAGGAAACCCGGCGCGCTGGCGACCGGCGCGGGCAAACGGTCGATCGCGCCGCAAAAGGCGCGCGCCCTTGCAAGCGTTTCCTCGCCGGCCTTGTCGTGGGAGACGACCTCGACCAGTTCCATGCGCGTCACCGGGTTGAAGAAATGCAACCCGACCAGACGGGTCGGGTCCTTGAGGCCGGCGCGCAGCGTCTCGAGCGGGATGCTGGAGGTGTTGGTGGCGAGGATGGCACCCGGCCGCATCTGCTTTTCGGCCGCAGCGAAGACCTTCTTCTTGACATCCTCCCGCTCCGCGACGGTCTCGATGACGAGATCGGCGGCCGCAACGCCGCTGCCGTCGAAATCGGGGATCAGCCGGTCGAAGGCGTCACGGCGATCCAGCGACGAATGAAGCTTCTTGTCGAAGAATTTGCCGGCGCGGCCGACCGCGCGGCCGA contains:
- a CDS encoding GNAT family N-acetyltransferase — encoded protein: MKAESAADLARVRRLEAAGFRAWPASFVVYDGTWLVRLTAGLPAKRLNSVNPLDPGDGDRLVERIAKARRRFEGYGRPLTFRLTPLAGRDLVHHLDREGWPAFGESVVMRCLLGNDMLENAMDHIPLKDVGRFVGAALTVHALDPAMRPGLSEVIGSIEPQAGLFVLDSEAVPVSTAICVHDGALAGLFEVATRDDGRGKGHGRQIVLSALKWARLRGAEEAWLQVEADNVPALALYRSLGFAEVYRYHYRRPPGS
- a CDS encoding peptidylprolyl isomerase, whose translation is MPVPFAFRPLIACGIALGLAMTAPSLSLGAAADVVATVNGTPITEGDLAIAENDLDPQFSQLPAEQRRAAALSAIIEIRLLAGAAEEAGLGDNEDFQRRMAFLRDRALHSAFVDENVASQVNDETIRARYDQEIANTPPVNEIRARHILVKTREEADAVIKALEDGGDFEEIAKEKSTDGAAAQGGDLGYFGPGQMVPEFEKAAFALEVGAFSKEPVETQFGFHVIKVEDKRVQQPPAFDKVKDQVRSILLREHYFDAVKGLREKAEIDIPDEALKEAVGKLDRE
- the argJ gene encoding bifunctional glutamate N-acetyltransferase/amino-acid acetyltransferase ArgJ, with the translated sequence MTASISPLAPKKQPVLPPIDGVRIATAEAGIKYKGRTDLMVMAFAPGTQVAGVLTRSKCPSAPVDFCRENLPGGKAGILVVNSGNANAFTGRKGRESVNLTAAAAAKAAGCDTGEVYVASTGVIGEPLEAGRFAHLLEQLARDAEADRWEAAGKAIMTTDTYPKYATATVAMGDGEVTINGIAKGAGMIAPDMATMLSFLATDAPVDAAVLRQLLSAGTKKTFNAITVDSDTSTSDTLLIFATGAAEKRGIARITEASDPRLTPFRRALNRVLKNLALQVVRDGEGARKEVEITVSGAKSARSAKRIALSIANSPLVKTAVAGEDANWGRVVMAVGKAGEPADRDRLAIHFGDFRVAHEGERDPGYSEQAVSAYMKGDKIRIGVDLGIGRGRATVWTCDLTKEYVAINGDYRS
- a CDS encoding acyl-CoA dehydrogenase — translated: MGFRRDNITKPIYRWASKIMPPISDTEREAIDAGTVWWDGEIFGGNPDWDKLLKMPPARLSQEEQTFMDGPVRELCAMVDDWRITWQDRDLPQEVWDFMREKKFFGMIIPKEYGGLGFSNTAHSEVVRTVSSASVVAGVTVMVPNSLGPGELLMHFGTDEQRKYWLPRLADGREIPCFGLTSEDAGSDAAAMTDTGVVEHGEWNGKKVLGLRLNFHKRYITLGPVATVMGLAFKMLDPENHLGRGTELGITVALLPTSTPGVSHGERHIPQFTHFQNGPLYGKDVFVPLDHILGGEDQIGQGWTMLMTALAAGRSISLPSQSAAAAAMAARATGAYARVREQFGIPIGLFEGIQKHLADLAANAYLIDAGRRLTIAALDEGHKPSVISATMKYHATERMRNSIEKAMDIHGGKAIIDGPRNYMGGQYRSVPIGITVEGANILTRNLMIFGQGAIRSHPYMLEELLALSDADKEKGLDAFDKAFWGHVGHAFANAGRAFLRGWTGGWVGPAPADCAMPGHWRQLSRFSAAFALLADLSLLTLGGALKRKEMLSARLGDIMSEIYLLGAVLKRFEAEGRQNEDRPIVDFVMQQGTQRIGIAFRGVLDNLPARWAAWLTRLIAFPFGVPETMPSDELASAVAAKLLKNTPQRDRLSPDLYLGDGHAEHPFKDLELAFRLVTEAEPISKKMREADIDDADEAVRRGVLTGAEHARLTEAAEAVRKVVKVDAFPMKEVSPIAGQHDKPKPQRPKRAASGPAKAKPRRRTTRKTTTREAAE
- a CDS encoding Flp family type IVb pilin, with translation MLTRFWNDESGATVVEYGIIVVALSLVIVAAVATVADSLQALFGDPAGKLQQTLN
- a CDS encoding (deoxy)nucleoside triphosphate pyrophosphohydrolase yields the protein MSAETSRLPLVLVAACALVDADGRVLIAQRPEGKQMAGLWEFPGGKVEPGETPEATIIRELAEELGVTTWASCLAPLTFASHSYDDFHLFMPLYVCRRFDGTARGLEGQAVKWVRPRALRDYPMPAADEPLIPFLIDLL
- a CDS encoding acetyl-CoA hydrolase/transferase C-terminal domain-containing protein codes for the protein MSGLPVEHSDAASVADAVIDALDGHIVMALPLGLGKAVSIANAIFARAIADPGIDLTIFTALTLEKPRGSSDMERRFVEPLAERLFPDYPGLAYAEALREGELPPNIRVSEFFLLAGQWLGVDAVQRGYVSANYTHAARYILDRGINLIAQLVAQRGTGPDARYSLSCNTDITLDILPALKARGERCLLVGEVSSELPYMTGEAELPATAFDHMLDGPSRDDRLFVVPRQPVSDADHAVGLHAASLVKDGGTLQIGIGSLGDALTAGLVLRHRDPALYRETLAALGGGFAGAETGPFETGLYAASEMFVDGFMDLYREGILKRPAADGALLHSGFFVGSEEFYRFLRELPDEDRALFSMRAISFVNDLYGNEQQKRADRKDARFVNNAMMATLLGAVVSDALDDGRVVSGVGGQYNFVAQAFALEDARSLITLNATRTKGAERQSRLVWSYGHNTIPRHLRDIVVTEYGVADLRGKSDRDCVVTMLAIADAAFQGELLEQAKSAGKIEKDYVLPATARDNTPARVKEALAKAKAAGWCATFPFGSVFTDEEKALLPALELLKRVSASKLSLASAFAGTLGAKAPDADERLLLARMALDEPGDFSERLYARLLLWALRQSG